DNA from Candidatus Hydrogenedentota bacterium:
CGGCGAGCCAATGGAGTGCATACGGTGCCACAGTGCTGTTGGGCATCTGGAATAGTTCCACGGCGACCTTAAGGAGCAACTGTCATGAGCGACGCAAACCATGATGCGGAGAATCGTCTTCGACTGTCTCCAAAACGGGTATTCTGGCTGTCCGCAACGCTTGCCCTGACCGTTGCTGTTGCGGCGTTCGGCGTGACGGCCCTGCTGGTCAATATCTTCGAGCGAAAACAAGAAGCACGAAACCCGTTTTTCCGAGTGGTCGAGATCACCGACGAGACCGAAGATCCGGCCGTCTGGGGCAAGAACTTTCCCCTGCAGTACGACTTGTACAAGCGGACGGTTGATATGCAACGGACCAAGTTCGGCGGCAGCGAGGCGCTGCCCCGAACCCCGACCGAGGCCGACCCGCGATCGCAAGTGGCGCAGTCCCGGCTCGAGTTGGATCCCCGCCTGAAAACGATGTGGGCGGGCTATGCTTTTGCGATAGACTTTCGCGAAGAGCGCGGGCACGCCTACATGCTCGAGGATCAAACATTCACGGAGCGCCAACAGAAACCGCAAGTGGGCGCATGCATTCATTGCCACGCATCCGTGTATGTTCCCTACAAGAAGCTCGGCGGCGGCGATCTGATCAAAGGCTTTGAGATGATGAACCCCATGCCGTATCAGGAAGCGCGGAAGCTTGTTGAGCATCCCGTCGCCTGCATCGATTGCCACAACCCTGAGACCATGGAATTGCGTATAACGCGTCCGGCGTTCCTCGAGGGGATCTCGCTTGTCAAGGCTGCGGAAGGGATTCCGGATTACGACGTAAACAAGATGGCGACACGGCAGGAGATGCGCGTCTATGTGTGCGGCCAGTGCCATGTCGAATACTACTTCAAAGGCGATGAAAAGCGCCTGACCTATCCCTGGCACAACGGCTACAAAGCGGATGACGTGCTCGCGTACTACGACTCGATTGACTTCCAGGATTGGAAACACGCCGATACCGGCGCGCCGATGCTTAAGGCGCAGCACCCGGAGTTCGAGTCCTGGAACCAGGGGATTCACGCGCGGGCGGGCGTTGCGTGCGCGGACTGCCATATGCCCTATGTGCGGGTCGGCGCCATGAAGGTCAGCGATCACCACGTGCGCAGCCCGCTGCTGAATATCAACAACGCTTGCCAGACATGCCACAGGGCGCCCGAGGACGAGTTGAAGGCCCGGGCCGAGAATATCCAGACCAAGACATTCGAGATGCGTGACATGAGCATGGCTGCTCTGATGGACCTTATAGAGGCTATAAAGAAGGGCCAAACCGCCGGGACGGCCCCGGAACGCTTGGATGAGGCACGCAGGGCCCAACGGCGCGCATCCTTCCTGATTGACTGGGTTGAGGCCGAGAACTCCTCGGGGTTTCATGCTTCCCAGGAGATTGCGCGAATCCTATTCAAGGCCATGGACCATATTCGCAAGGGCCAGATAGCTTTGGCGGCGGGCGAATCCCCGTCCCCGGCCGCAGCCCAATAGCGATTTGCGAAAGACAGGGCGAATACCCGCGGAAGGACAGGTGTATTTGATAACGTAAATGACGGACCAAGGGTATCGGCTGATGCCAGAATATGTATGGATAGCCTCAGGGATTACAGTGACTGTACTCACCGTCTTGCTGATTCTGCACATGGTGGGACGCCTGCTCAGAAACAGACTCGAACGGGTTATTGCCGAACGCTTTTCCTCCAGGCAGGTTCTTCGCAAGGACTTGTGGGCTCAGTACTTCGGCCGCTCAATGAAGGGCCTGGCACAAATTCGGGGCAACGGCGCCCTGGTACTCACGGAATCGCTGCTATGGTTTGTTCAGGCGCTTCCCCGTACCGAAATCGACATTCCCCTTACCAGTCTTACGTGCGTGACAACAACAAGAAGCCATTTAGGCAAAACCATCTTCAGACCATTGCTGTTTGTCAAATTCGACGCAGGAGAAGGTGCGGACAGCATTGCCTGGGCCGTGCGTGACACCGAGGACTGGGTGCAGGCCGTAGAAGCTGCCAGAAAAACAGCCGTTGCAGCCACAAGATGACGTCAGCGTAGTCAGGACAGCTCTATTGCGCCTCGCCGGCGATCCCTTCAAGCTCGGACCACCGGTCGTACAGGCCGTGGGTCCGTTTCTCCGCGGCTTCCAGTTCCGCAAGCACCTTCTGCACTTCCTGATTGGGCCTCTTATAGAATGACGGAGCGTTCACCTCACGCTGCAAACGGCTTACCTCGTCTTCGGCCTTGAGAATGGTCTCCTCGATGGCCTCCAGTTCGCGCTTTTCACGCCAGGTCAGCCGACGGGGAGTAGTGGTCTCGCGGGGTTTTCTTCTGGGCTGGTCCGATGCGGATATCTCCCGAGGCGCGGCCTCCGCCGTCCCCTTACGGTATCGCATGTAGTCGTCATAGTTGCCCGCCACTGTTACTGTTATGGGCCCATCTTCAAACGCGACGATATGCGTACAAACGCGATTCAAAAAATAGCGGTCGTGGCTGACAACGAGGGCGCATCCCTGAAACGCAAGCACCATTTCCTCGAGGACGCGCAGGGTAGAGAGGTCCATGTCGTTGGTGGGTTCGTCGAGCACGATGAAATTGCCTCCCGCCATGAGTTTCTTGGCGAGATCCAGGCGGTTCTTCTCTCCCCCGCTGAGATACTGCATTTCCATGTTCATGACGCTGCGGTCAAACAGGAATCGTT
Protein-coding regions in this window:
- a CDS encoding ammonia-forming cytochrome c nitrite reductase subunit c552, producing MSDANHDAENRLRLSPKRVFWLSATLALTVAVAAFGVTALLVNIFERKQEARNPFFRVVEITDETEDPAVWGKNFPLQYDLYKRTVDMQRTKFGGSEALPRTPTEADPRSQVAQSRLELDPRLKTMWAGYAFAIDFREERGHAYMLEDQTFTERQQKPQVGACIHCHASVYVPYKKLGGGDLIKGFEMMNPMPYQEARKLVEHPVACIDCHNPETMELRITRPAFLEGISLVKAAEGIPDYDVNKMATRQEMRVYVCGQCHVEYYFKGDEKRLTYPWHNGYKADDVLAYYDSIDFQDWKHADTGAPMLKAQHPEFESWNQGIHARAGVACADCHMPYVRVGAMKVSDHHVRSPLLNINNACQTCHRAPEDELKARAENIQTKTFEMRDMSMAALMDLIEAIKKGQTAGTAPERLDEARRAQRRASFLIDWVEAENSSGFHASQEIARILFKAMDHIRKGQIALAAGESPSPAAAQ